The Halioglobus maricola genome segment GATGCTCGGCGGCGGGCATTTTGGCTTTTACCGGGAGGGGCGCATCCGCTACCAGGGCGGCGCTGGCTACGGAGATATCAACCTCGACTATTACAGCATAGGGGATGTGGTGCTGCCTAAGCCCATCTCCCTGAAAACAGAAGCGCTGTTTGTGTCCAACACTCTGAAATTCCGCTTGGGAGAACTGCCTCTGTTTCTTGGTCCTACCCAGACATATATTGAAGCCGAGTTGTCTCCCGGTGGCCTCGCTGATATTTTTCCGCCGAACATACCAGATGATGTTGTCGACGGCTTAACTGATCTGCTGTCCGCCGATGTGACTACCTCCGGTGTTGGTTTCGAGCTGGAATTCGACTTGCGTGACAACATATTTTCCCCAACCAAGGGCTTTGCTTACACGCTGGATTATCTCGCCTACCGCGATAGTATCGGCAGTGATATAGATTATGATCGCTGGGAGTTCGAGGGCCTGAATTACTTCAAGTTCAGTGAGTATTGGCGTGGCGCTGTACGCCTTGGCGGTGAGAGTGTCGACAGTGACGACCCTCTGCCACCTTTTGCGATGCCGGCCCTTGATATGCGCGGTATTCCCGCCGCGCGTTACCAGGCTGAAAATGTCGCTGTGATCGAAGGCGAAGTGACATGGCAATTTACTCCTCGCTGGAGCGCTCTCGCCTTTGCCGGCGCGGGCTGGATTGAAAACGACAGCGACGAGTTGTTCGGCTCGTCCAGCCTGGTCAGTCGCGGGGCGGGTTTCCGATATCAGATTGCACGCCAGTACGGAATGCATGTGGGTATTGACGTCGCGCGTGGCCCGGAAGATACGGTTTGGTATATTCAGGTGGGGTCAGCCTGGTAGCGCGACGTATCAGAACACAGCGGCTCGATGTAGAGTTCACCCTAAGGGATCAGAGAAAACTCGCTTGAGTACAGGTAATCGTCGATATGCACTATGAAAACCTGATGTTTTTCCATCTGGGTACGGTTATACCCTGTTTCTTCATCGGTGCGTTTTTGTTGTTGAGACCAAAAGGCGGGATGGTTCATCGTAGTCTTGGAAAAATCTACATGAGCCTTATGATGATCACTGCAACTACTACCTTGTTCATGGCCAATAAAGTCGGTCCTACTTTCCTGGGTCACTTTGGTTACATCCATCTATTTAGCTTTTTGACTATCTGGTCGGTGCCGACAGCACTCTTCGCCATTAGGCAGGGCAATGTAAAACGACACCAACGGATAATGTGGTCGCTCTATATCGGTGCAATACTAATAGCAGGGGGCTTCACGTTTGTGCCAGGCCGCTACATGTATGGATTGATTTTTGGATAGAGAGCTGAGGTATTCTTGAGCCGTGTTGAAGTACGTAAAGGGCAGAAATCTTGAGTAAATGTCATTTAGCGCAGATCAATATTGCCCACTCACGCGATACTCGCGACAGCGAGACTATGAAGGGGTTCATGGATCGGCTGGATGAAATCAATAGCGTCGCGGATAGATTTCCCGGGTTTGTCTGGAGGCTGCAGACGGAGGAGGGCGATGCTACAGCGATACAGGCATTTGATGATCCACTATTGCTGGTGAATGTGAGCGTTTGGGATGGCCTGGATTCGCTGAAGGCTTTCGTCTACAAATCGCTTCACGTCGAGTTGATTCAGGATAGAGATGCCTGGTTTGAGAAAGTGCGTCAGCCACATCAGGCGTTGTGGTGGGTGCCTGAGGGGCACTTGCCTTCCGTGGAGGAGGGCAGGGAGAAGCTGGAATACCTGCAAGCCAATGGGCCGAGTGAGGTGGCGTTTACCTTTGCCAAATCATTCGGCCCACCGGTTTAGAGGTACCTTGCGCCGTGCTTTCGGTTTAGAAGTGCACACCTTTCATCAGCGCTGCCAGCGCCACTTGCTCGTTCGAGGCTTCAACCTTCTCCGGCTTACTGTCTCCGCGAGCCGCGGCGGAGTCATTGAACATACGGAACACAATGTTCATGATGACTTCAGAAACGCGGGGAGCCAACGCATTCTGAACCTGCAGGAAGATCCCCAGATTGGTAGCAATCCGCTTGGGCTTCTTGACCACTGCTTCCACAACCATATCAGTCGCTTCATCAGGTGTGAGCACGGGCATTGAATCGTAGACGGAGGTTGCCGATATCATTGGCGTGCGTACCAGTGGCATGTTGATGGTGGTGAAGCGGACATTCAGGTCGGAGTATTCAACCGCAGCAGCCTTGGTCCAGGCATCCAATGCGCTCTTCGATGCCACGTAAGCTGAGAAGCGAGGACTGGGCGACAGGGCGGCGATGGACGACATATTGATTACATGGCCGGACTTGCGCTCGGCCATGGAAGGTAGGAGGGCCATCGTCAGGCGTATGGCGCCAAAGTAGTTCACCTGCATGGTGCGCTCGAAGTCGTGGAAGCGGTCGTAGGACAGCTCCAGTGAGCGGCGAATTGAGCGGCCGGCGTTGTTGATCAGGATGTCGACATGGCCATGCGCAGCGAGTACCTCGGCGGCGAGGCGGTCACAATCTTCCAGATTGGAAACGTCTGCCTGGTAAATTGTCGCCAGCCCGCCCAGCTGGGCAATTTCGTCTGCTGTTTCCTGCAGCTTCTCAGCGGTGCGTGCAACCAGCAGCACGTGTGCGCCAGCCTCTGCCAAACGAATGGCCGAGTTTTTTCCGATGCCGGAAGATGCGCCCGTGATCAGTACGATCTTGCCGCCGGCGTTCCCTTCAAGTGAATGATCTACAAACAGATCCGGATCCAGATTGCGTTCCCAGTAGTCCCAGATCACTGGCGCGTAGTCTCGCAATTCCGGGCACTTGATGCCCGTTCCCTTCAGGGCGCGCTCGGTATCCCGGTTGTCGTAGCGTGTCGGGAAGTTGGTGAACATGGTGACGGAATCAGGCAGTCCCATATCTGCCAATACGGTGTTAATGATGCGCTTGATAGGTGGCAGGCTTGCCAGCGTGTCGCGCACGATCCTGGGAATGAAGCCAAACATGCGGGTATCCAGACGCATGTTGAAACGGGGCGTGTGGCCGGCATCGGCAAAGATGTTCAGCATATTGCCCATAGTATGGTGTTCAGGGTCGGTCAGGTGGAAGCAGCGCCCGTCCATATCATCCAGGTGGGCAATGTGATCCATGGCATCTACAACATAGTCCACGGGCACGACATTGAACTTACCGCCTTCAATACCGATTAGCGGGAACCATGGCGGTAAGACGTTGCGGAGTTTCTGCAGGCTCTTGAAGAAATAGTAGGCGCCGTCGATCTTGTCTATTTCACCCGTTTGGGAGTGGCCCACGACCATGGCTGGGCGATAGATACGCCAGGGGATTTTGCATTCGCTGCGTACCAGCCCTTCCGAATCGTGCTTGGTGGCAAAATAAGGGTGTTCCAGTTTTTCCGCTTCTTCAAACATGTCCTCGCGGAAGGTGCCCTCATACATGCCGCCAGCAGCAATTGAGCTGACGTGTTGGAAGCAGCCGCTGTTCAGGGCCTCGGCCAACTGGATCGCGTGGCGTGTACCCTCTATGTTGGTCTTGATCTGGGATTCGGCCGAGGCAGACAGGTCGTAGATCGCCGCAAGGTGGCAGAAGTGCGTGATGCCGCCTTTCAGCTCGGCGATGGTGGCCTCATCCAGGCCTAGCAGCGGCTCGCGCAGGTCGCCTTCTACGGGAATCAGGCGATTGCCGTTTTCGCCGAAGCGCTGCTGGAGTTCCTCGAACTTCTGCCTGGAGCCCGCGCGGGTCAGGACGTAGATGTCGCCTTCGCGCTCAATGAGCTTCTCGATGAAGAACTTGCCAATGAAACCGGTACCGCCAGTAATGAAGTAAGCCATGGGACACGCTCCTGAATATGTGTAAGAGTCAGGTAATTCTAGGCGCTCTGGGAAATCTCACAATTGCGGCTTTTTGCAATCGGTAGGGGCAGGAATTTTCACGCCCCCGGAGGCACTGATCAGCAGTGCTGTGTGCGGTAGTCCTGAGGGGTCAGTCCGGTCCATTTTTTGAAGGCCCGGTGGAAGGTGCTGCTGTCGGAAAAGCCCAGCAGTTCGGCCAGTTCGGCAGTGGTGTACTCACCGCTGGCCAGGAAGTTGATAGCGGCATCGCGTCGACATTGATCCTTTAGTTGCTGAAAGGACGTGCCTTCCTCTTTCAGGCGCCGGTGCAGGGTAGGGGTGGTCATATGGATGCGTTCGGCAACGTCCTGTAGCGTCGGCATAGCGCGCTGGAAATCGCTCCCAATCAGGTGGCGAATACGAATCGCAAGGCTGTGGTCTTCGGGGCTGATTCGAAACAGTTCGGCCGGGTAGGTAGCCAGCATGGTTTCCAGCGACGGCTCTCCCTGGACTATCGGGAAATCGAGATAGCGGCTGTGGAACGCCCAGGCGTCGTGGTGGGTGCCAAATTTCACGGGCTGGCCGAACACCTCGCTGTAGTCCTTGCCATCCTCCGGGGCTTCGCGCATTTCCACTGCGTGCAGATCAATGAAGCTGCCTATGAACCAGCCGCATACCCGGTGCCACATGGCCATGGAGAGGATTCTGCCAGTCATTCCCGGCAGCCAGTGCAGGCTTTCCATGCTGAAGTTCTCGGGGGCGACCAGCGAGCGGTCGGTGGCATCATCGAAAACAAACCGACACCAGACCAGATCACCGTCCTCCTCTATGGCAAAGGTCTCGCCGGTGGATTGCATGCGCCGGAAATAAACGGATGCTCGCTGCAGGGCCTGGCGGAGGTCGCGCGCGTGTAGCATGGCCTGAAACATCATCCGGTAGGCGCTGAACAAGCGCGTATCTTCCGGGTCCATGGCGTTTTCGGGTATGTAGTCCTGTAGTTGGTGCACCAGGTGGATAAACAGGCGGCCGTAGTCTTCCACAGGTATCACCGCCCCAGGTACTGCCTGTGTTTCCAGCAGGGCCAGTGGAAGGTTGGCCGCTGTCAGTTGCGCGCGCAACTGGTCACGGGGCACGGGCGCCAGCCTGAGCAACGACTGGGCATATTTTAGGGGAATGGTGTCCGCCACGGGATGAACTCCTGAACTGAGCCCATTCTACTGTTGTGGGTGGCGTGGGCAAGCGCTCAACTCTGGTGCAAAATCCCGTCTCTGATAATTGCGAATTCTCGCCAATGGCTGAAACCCGGTCGAAGGCTAGACTATGCCTAACTGTAAACCTATCGAGAACACACTGATGTCTGAACTAAAACAGGAATTCGACGCTGCTCTGGCACAGCTCATTGGCCCCGGAGCTCCCTGGGAGATAGCTACAGATGCGCAGGGCCTCAGTTACTATGCCAATGCACCGGTCAATCTGAGAGAGGCTCTCTATGTTGCCCGCGACCATGGTGATCGTGAATTCCTGATCTATGAAGGGGAGCGGCGCACTTTCAACCAATTGCTGGATGAAGCTGATGCGTTGGGCGCGGCGCTACAGGGTGCCGGCGTTGGCAAGGGCGACCGCGTTGCTCTGGCTATGCGGAATTACCCGGAATGGATGTCGGCGTTCATTGCCGTGACCGCCATCGGTGCGGTTGTCGTGCCGATCAATAGCTGGGGGAGCCCTGCCGACGTTCACTTTGCCGTCACAGATGCCGGCGCAAAACTGGCGATTTGCGATCAGCAGCGAGCCGATGCGGCGGGAACCTTGCTGCAAGACGCCGGCGTGCAGGTTTTGATTGCTCGACCAGCCGATGCCAATGATCCCGCTGGACTCCCGAGTTTCGTTGCGGCATATGCGGGTAAACAACCGGCCCATGTGGACATCGACGGCGATGACCTGGCCCTGATAATGTATACCTCTGGTACCAGCGGTAAGCCAAAGGGGGCCGCTTCCACGCACCGAGCCCTGTGCCAGGCGGTGTATAACATTGAATGTTTTGCCATCGCTGCGGCTATGACCAACGGCGATTTGATTACCGCCATGCTGGAGCGCGGGCACGAGCCCACGTCACTGCTGGCGGTACCTCTTTTTCATGTCAGCGGCTGTCACGCTCAGTTCCTGGTTAATCTGCGCGGTGGTCGACGTATCGTGATGATGTACAAGTGGGACGTGGATCGCGCGCTTCAGTATATAGAGCAAGAGCGAGTAACGACCTTGGCCGCCGCGCCTTCCATGGCGCTCGACCTGCTGGAGGCCGAGGGTTTCGATACGACTGATACCAGCAGCCTGTTCTCACTGGGTGTCGGCGGTGCTGCAACTCCGCCGCGCATACGCTCATTGCTGAACGAAAAAATGCCGCAGAATTTCAGTGGAACGGGGTATGGCATGACGGAAACCAATGCGCAGGGCTCCTCACTGACTGGTCGGGCATTTCGCGATAATCCCGGTACCTCAGGCTTTCCCCACCCGGTAATGGAATTCCGTATTCGCGATGAAGCAGGTGCCGACCTGCCTCAGGGTGATGCCGGCGAGATATGGGTACGCGGTGTCACGGTGATCAAGGAATACTGGAACCGCCCGGACGCCAACGCCAGTGATTTTGAAGACGGCTGGATGCGCACCGGGGACATTGGCTACTTCGACGAGGACGGTCTTATTTACCTGGCGGATCGCGCCAAGGACATGATTATCCGCGGGGGTGAGAACATCTACCCTATTGAAATTGAGAACGAGCTGCTCGAGCATCCTGCTGTCAAGGAGGTAGCGGTTGTAGGCTTGCCCCACGAGCGCTGGGGCGAGCGGGTGGTAGCCGTGGCGCATCTGCATCCGAAATCTGCCGCATCAGAGCAGGATTTGATCGATTTTGCCGCGGCGCGACTTGCCGCATTCAAGGCGCCGAGCCAGGTGTTTATCAGTGACCAGCCGCTCCCCCGAAACGCGGCCAACAAATTGCTGAAACGCGAGATCAAGGAAGGCTTGCCGGAGCGCTGAGTGGCCGCCATTTAGAGCGACTTACCTCCGGCCGATCTAGCTAGCCTGGCCCCGGTCCACAATGATTGTCCCGTCCACATGCACATCGCGCTGGGGGTAAGAAATCACTACATTGTTCGCCCTGAACAGGGCGTCTATGCGATAGCGGAGATCGCTTCTGATCAACCGCAAGCCTCTTTCTGCGGTGGCCAGTGCCCACACGTTGAGTTCGAAGATCAAAGAACTGTCGCCAAAGTCATCGAACAGCACTGCATACCCGGGTTCTTTCAAAACGTCGGTATGTTCTTCTGCCGCCTGTTTTAGCAGCTCGGTGACTAAATTAACGTCGGAACCGTACTCCACTCCTACGCGCACCGAAGTGCGCACAAGCTTGTCTATCAGGGTCCAGTTGGTCACCGTGTTTTCTAACAGGTAACTATTGGGTACCAGCAGTCTCACTCCGTCGACGCGTCTTATGCAGGTTGAGCGGGTATTTATAGATTCAACGTTACCGCGGACATCACCTATCTCGAGGAAGTCATCTATACGGATTGGCCGCTCCCACATCAGGATCCAGCCGCTGATGAAATTGTTGATGATGTTCTGGGCACCGAAGCCGACCCCGATCGCTATTGCGCCGGAGACGAACGCAAAAGCAGCGAGCGGAATACCTAGAATGTCCAGTGCGATGGCGCTGAGCACGACGAATCCCAGAATGATGTAGGCCCTTGAGATTACTTGCAGTAGGTCCGCATTTACTTTTTTGCGCCCTAGTTTTTCCCGGATAATTCGACC includes the following:
- a CDS encoding helix-turn-helix domain-containing protein, producing MADTIPLKYAQSLLRLAPVPRDQLRAQLTAANLPLALLETQAVPGAVIPVEDYGRLFIHLVHQLQDYIPENAMDPEDTRLFSAYRMMFQAMLHARDLRQALQRASVYFRRMQSTGETFAIEEDGDLVWCRFVFDDATDRSLVAPENFSMESLHWLPGMTGRILSMAMWHRVCGWFIGSFIDLHAVEMREAPEDGKDYSEVFGQPVKFGTHHDAWAFHSRYLDFPIVQGEPSLETMLATYPAELFRISPEDHSLAIRIRHLIGSDFQRAMPTLQDVAERIHMTTPTLHRRLKEEGTSFQQLKDQCRRDAAINFLASGEYTTAELAELLGFSDSSTFHRAFKKWTGLTPQDYRTQHC
- a CDS encoding glyceraldehyde-3-phosphate dehydrogenase encodes the protein MKRYRLYSLPGILLGFLAAPAAASQFTDPFDGKFDMSGYLSENAFGFLPVPIIISEPAVDQGLGLMGMFFHEDEEAAAERKKMMAESETPTRYLLPPSVSAVAAAYTGNESWMLGGGHFGFYREGRIRYQGGAGYGDINLDYYSIGDVVLPKPISLKTEALFVSNTLKFRLGELPLFLGPTQTYIEAELSPGGLADIFPPNIPDDVVDGLTDLLSADVTTSGVGFELEFDLRDNIFSPTKGFAYTLDYLAYRDSIGSDIDYDRWEFEGLNYFKFSEYWRGAVRLGGESVDSDDPLPPFAMPALDMRGIPAARYQAENVAVIEGEVTWQFTPRWSALAFAGAGWIENDSDELFGSSSLVSRGAGFRYQIARQYGMHVGIDVARGPEDTVWYIQVGSAW
- a CDS encoding DUF3291 domain-containing protein; the protein is MSKCHLAQINIAHSRDTRDSETMKGFMDRLDEINSVADRFPGFVWRLQTEEGDATAIQAFDDPLLLVNVSVWDGLDSLKAFVYKSLHVELIQDRDAWFEKVRQPHQALWWVPEGHLPSVEEGREKLEYLQANGPSEVAFTFAKSFGPPV
- a CDS encoding class I adenylate-forming enzyme family protein yields the protein MSELKQEFDAALAQLIGPGAPWEIATDAQGLSYYANAPVNLREALYVARDHGDREFLIYEGERRTFNQLLDEADALGAALQGAGVGKGDRVALAMRNYPEWMSAFIAVTAIGAVVVPINSWGSPADVHFAVTDAGAKLAICDQQRADAAGTLLQDAGVQVLIARPADANDPAGLPSFVAAYAGKQPAHVDIDGDDLALIMYTSGTSGKPKGAASTHRALCQAVYNIECFAIAAAMTNGDLITAMLERGHEPTSLLAVPLFHVSGCHAQFLVNLRGGRRIVMMYKWDVDRALQYIEQERVTTLAAAPSMALDLLEAEGFDTTDTSSLFSLGVGGAATPPRIRSLLNEKMPQNFSGTGYGMTETNAQGSSLTGRAFRDNPGTSGFPHPVMEFRIRDEAGADLPQGDAGEIWVRGVTVIKEYWNRPDANASDFEDGWMRTGDIGYFDEDGLIYLADRAKDMIIRGGENIYPIEIENELLEHPAVKEVAVVGLPHERWGERVVAVAHLHPKSAASEQDLIDFAAARLAAFKAPSQVFISDQPLPRNAANKLLKREIKEGLPER
- a CDS encoding mechanosensitive ion channel family protein, yielding MSELKEIMDITLLDIGESGLTIGELLSVAALVLLGAFLIVWSGRIIREKLGRKKVNADLLQVISRAYIILGFVVLSAIALDILGIPLAAFAFVSGAIAIGVGFGAQNIINNFISGWILMWERPIRIDDFLEIGDVRGNVESINTRSTCIRRVDGVRLLVPNSYLLENTVTNWTLIDKLVRTSVRVGVEYGSDVNLVTELLKQAAEEHTDVLKEPGYAVLFDDFGDSSLIFELNVWALATAERGLRLIRSDLRYRIDALFRANNVVISYPQRDVHVDGTIIVDRGQAS
- a CDS encoding SDR family oxidoreductase, producing MAYFITGGTGFIGKFFIEKLIEREGDIYVLTRAGSRQKFEELQQRFGENGNRLIPVEGDLREPLLGLDEATIAELKGGITHFCHLAAIYDLSASAESQIKTNIEGTRHAIQLAEALNSGCFQHVSSIAAGGMYEGTFREDMFEEAEKLEHPYFATKHDSEGLVRSECKIPWRIYRPAMVVGHSQTGEIDKIDGAYYFFKSLQKLRNVLPPWFPLIGIEGGKFNVVPVDYVVDAMDHIAHLDDMDGRCFHLTDPEHHTMGNMLNIFADAGHTPRFNMRLDTRMFGFIPRIVRDTLASLPPIKRIINTVLADMGLPDSVTMFTNFPTRYDNRDTERALKGTGIKCPELRDYAPVIWDYWERNLDPDLFVDHSLEGNAGGKIVLITGASSGIGKNSAIRLAEAGAHVLLVARTAEKLQETADEIAQLGGLATIYQADVSNLEDCDRLAAEVLAAHGHVDILINNAGRSIRRSLELSYDRFHDFERTMQVNYFGAIRLTMALLPSMAERKSGHVINMSSIAALSPSPRFSAYVASKSALDAWTKAAAVEYSDLNVRFTTINMPLVRTPMISATSVYDSMPVLTPDEATDMVVEAVVKKPKRIATNLGIFLQVQNALAPRVSEVIMNIVFRMFNDSAAARGDSKPEKVEASNEQVALAALMKGVHF
- a CDS encoding DUF2306 domain-containing protein, whose translation is MHYENLMFFHLGTVIPCFFIGAFLLLRPKGGMVHRSLGKIYMSLMMITATTTLFMANKVGPTFLGHFGYIHLFSFLTIWSVPTALFAIRQGNVKRHQRIMWSLYIGAILIAGGFTFVPGRYMYGLIFG